The Flavobacterium johnsoniae UW101 genomic interval TTATTGTTTTAGCGATATAGTCATCAACTATTTCTTTTGATGCTTTTACTTCTAAAATGATTTCGTCATAAACTACAAAATCGGCATAAAATTTATGTGCTAAAACAATTTCTTTGTATTGAATATCGTATTCTTTTTCACGTTTATAGGGAATATTATGTTTTTTAAACTCATATTCTAATGCATCTTTGTAAACAATTTCCAAAAGACCTCCGCCTAAAATTCTATGAACTTCCATGCAAATTCCAACAATTTTATAGTACTCTTCTTTTCTGTATAATTCCATGCTTGTTTTTTTTAAACAAAACTATAGAAATTTTTGAAAGAAAATTCGTGTAAATTTGTGAAATTCGCGGCAAAAAAACTTAATTCATGCTGCTAAGCCCAACCGCTTCACCTTTTAAAGTTCCAGAAGTACAGCTTGTGATTTTTACATTTACGAAATCTCCAATTTTATAATTCTCTTTAGGGAAAACTACCGTAATACTTTGAGAATTTCTTCCGGAGAATTCATCTTTAGATTTTTTAGAAACTTTTTCTACTAAAACTTCAACTGTTTTTCCAACAAATTCTTCGCTTCTAAACCAAGCATGTTTTTGCTGTAAATCGACGATTTCTTGTAATCTTCTTGCTTTAGTTTCTTCCTCGACATCATCTTTCATTTTCCTTCCTGCCAAAGTTCCAGGACGTTCAGAATACGAATACATATAACCGAAATTATATTTTACATATTCCATCAAACTCATTGTATCTTGGTGATCTTGTTCAGTTTCTGTTGGGAAACCGGCAATCATATCCTGCGAAATCGAAGCATCTGGAACAATAGCTCTAATTTTATCAATCAAAGCCATATATTCTTCACGAGAATGCAGACGATTCATTTCTTTTAAAATTCTGTTACTTCCAGATTGAACTGGCAAGTGAATGTGTTTACAGATATTTGGATATTTTGCCATAACGTGCAAAATACTTTCGTGCATATCCTGCGGATTTGATGTCGAAAAACGAATACGCATTTTAGGGAAACCAACAGCAACCATTTCTAATAATTGGTCAAAATCGACAGCAGTTGCTTTTTGCATTTCAGAAGCATTTACAAAATCTTTTTTCAAACCGCCGCCGTACCAAAGGTAACTGTCAACGTTTTGCCCAAGAAGTGTAATTTCCTTAAAACCTTTGCTCCATAAATCCTGAATTTCAGCCATGATACTTTGAGGCTCACGGCTGCGTTCGCGTCCGCGTGTAAAAGGTACAACACAAAACGTGCACATATTATCGCATCCACGGGTGATAGAAACCAAAGCGGTGATTCCGTTACTCATTAAACGAACCGGCGAAATATCTCCGTAAGTTTCTTCTTTTGATAAAATTACATTGATGGCGTCGCGTCCTTCTTCAACTTCGGCCAATAAATTTGGAAGATCTTTATAAGCATCAGGACCAACAACAAGATCAACTATTTTTTCTTCTTCCAAGAACTGGCTTTTTAAACGCTCGGCCATACAGCCCAAAACACCCACTTTCATTTTCGGATTTGTGCGTTTTACAGCATTGTATTTTTCAAGACGTTTACGAATAGTCTGTTCAGCTTTGTCTCTAATTGAGCAAGTGTTTACCAAAACCAAATCTGCTTCTTCCAAAACAGAAGTAGTGTTATATCCTCCGTCAGACAAAATGGAAGCTACGACTTCACTGTCCGAAAAATTCATCGCACAGCCGTAACTCTCTATAAATAGTTTTTTAGTATTCTCAGGTTTATTTTCTAAAACAAGACTTTCACCTTGTTTGCTTTCTTCAATAATCTTTTCCATTGTAAAAATTCAAAGTGCAAAGATAGCGTAAATACGGTCAATATGACAAGATGGCAGAAAAGAATTTTAGATTTTAGATTGCAGATTATAGATTGTAGATTATAGATTGTAGAACGAAAAAGATTTTGATGAGATAATCTTGAATCTAAAATTGGAATTCTAAAATAAAGAAATTTCTTGGTTAGAATCTGATAAAAGTTATACCTATATATATAATGCAGAATATTACAGATAAATCTGCAATTTTAAGTTTCATAATATCAAAATACCTCAAAAATGCATTCGTAAGGTTAATATTTAAAAAAAATAAATACTTTTGTTGCAGAAAATAAGAGCAATGGCAAAGAATTTAGTAATAGTGGAGTCACCTGCAAAGGCGAAAACGATCGAGAAATTTCTTGGGAGTGATTTTCAGGTGGAGTCAAGTTATGGTCACATAGCAGACTTACCATCCAAGGAAATAGGGGTAGATGTAGAGAATGGTTTTAAACCTAAATATGAAGTTTCCCCGGATAAAAAAGCCTTGGTAACGAAACTAAAATCGCTATCTAAAAATGCCGAAACGGTTTGGTTAGCATCCGATGAGGACCGCGAGGGAGAGGCTATTTCATGGCACTTGGCGGAAGAATTAAAACTGGATACAAAAAAGACCAAACGAATTGTTTTTCACGAGATTACAAAATCTGCGATTCTTAAAGCAATTGACAATCCAAGAGAAATTGATTATAATTTAGTTAATGCGCAGCAAGCGAGAAGAGTATTAGATCGTTTAGTGGGTTATGAATTATCTCCGGTTTTATGGAGAAAAATTAAAGGCGGACTTTCTGCAGGTCGTGTACAATCTGTTTCTGTACGTTTGATTGTTGAAAGAGAACGCGAAATTCAAAGTTTTAATGCAGTGGCAACCTATTCAATTGTTGCTGAATTTGTAAACGAAGCTGGAAAAGCTTTTAAAGCAAAACTGCCAAAAAACTTCAATACAAAAAAAGAAGCCGAAGATTTTTTAAACAAAAACATCGGTTCTAAATATAAGGTAGCTGATTTAGAAACTAAACCTACCAAAAAATCTCCAACAGCACCTTTTACAACTTCAACGTTGCAGCAGGAAGCAGCAAGAAAATTATACCTGCCGGTTGGAATTACCATGCAGTTAGCACAGCGTTTATATGAGGCGGGACTTATTACTTATATGAGAACCGACTCGGTAAATCTTTCTAAAGAAGCAATGGATGCTGCACAAGCAGAAATCATAAAATCTTACGGGGAAGAATTTTCTAAACCGAGAATTTTTGCAACAAAAAGTAAAGGAGCACAAGAAGCGCACGAAGCAATTCGTCCGACTGATATGTCACGCCATACTGTAAATATCGATCGTGATCAGGCTCGTTTGTATGATTTGATCTGGAAAAGAACTTTAGCATCTCAAATGAGCGATGCGCAGCTTGAAAGAACAAACGTAAAAATAGAAGCTGATAATCATGATGAGCTTTTTACAGCTTCTGGAGAAGTTTTGCTTTTTGAAGGTTTCTTAAAAGTGTATTTAGAAGGTCATGATGATGATGAGGAAGAGCAAGAAGGAATGCTTCCGGCTTTAAAAGTAAACGAAAAGCTGGCTAATAACTATATTACAGCTACAGAACGATATTCAAGACCGCCTGCACGTTATACAGAGGCATCTTTGGTTAAAAAACTAGAGGAACTTGGTATCGGACGTCCGTCTACTTATGCACCAACTATTTCAACAATTATCAATAGAAATTATGTTGAAAAAGGAACGCTTGAAGGGCAGGAACGTAACTATACACAGTTGACTTTACAAAATAGTAAAGTAGGTGAGAAGCTTTTAAAAGAAAATACTGGTTCTGATAAAGGAAAGCTGGTTCCTACTGATATTGGTACTATCGTAACAGATTTCTTAGTTAAGAATTTCGGGAATATTTTAGATTATAATTTTACTGCAAAAGTTGAGCAGGATTTTGATGAAATTGCCGAAGGAAATATCGACTGGGCAATCATGATGCAGGATTTCTACAATAAATTTCACCCAAATGTAAAAGAAGTTGAAGCTAATGCTGAACGTGAAAGCGGTGAAAGAATTTTAGGAAAAGATGCAGATGGAAGACAAGTTTCTGTTCGTTTAGGGAAATTTGGACCAATGGCTCAAATTGGAGAAGCAGATGATGAAGATAAAAAGTTTGCCAGCCTGATGGCAGATCAAAATATTGGAAATATCACACTTGAAGAAGCTTTGAATTTATTCTTGCTTCCTAAAAATTTAGGAGAATATAAAGGAGAAGAAGTAGAAGTGAGCAATGGTCGTTACGGTCCGTATGTTCGTCACGGAAGTGTGTTTATTTCATTACCTCGCGGTGAAGATCCTTTGAATGTTACAAAAGAAAGAGCTAAGGAATTAATTGACGAAAAAGCACTTGCTGATGCGCCAATTGCTGTTTACAAAGGAGAAGCAGTTCAAAAAGGTGTGGGACGTTTTGGTCCTTTTATTAAATGGAACGGTCTTTTTGTAAATGTGAGCAAAAAATACAATTTCGATAATTTATCTCAGGCAGATGTTGAAGAATTAATTGAAGATAAATTACAAAAGAATATTGATAAAGTTCTTCACAATTGGGAAGAAGAAGGAATTGTAGTTGAAAAAGCCCGCTGGGGACGTTCAGTTATTTTAAAAGGTAAAATCAAAATTGAATTAAGTAAAGATGTTGATGCGACAAAATTAACATTGGCCGAAGTTCAGGAAATGATCGAGAAAAAAGCACCGGCTAAAAAAACAGCAGCAAAGAAAACCACAGCAGCTAAAAAAACTACAACCGCTAAAAAAGCACCAGCAAAAAAGAAATAAAGAATGGAATTTGACTTTCTAGAGCCTTTAAATGACGGAATTTTAAAATTCATTAGTTCATTGTCTACACAAGAACTGGGGAGCAAAATTGTTTTGCATACTCAGGATCAATTTCCGGATATAAGCAAAATTAATATTGCGATCGTAGGTGTTCTCGAAGATCGACGCAACATTAATATGGTTAATGAAGTTAACCTTACTGCAGTTCGTAAAAAGCTTTACGGAATGTTTCCTGGTAACTGGGATGCATCAATTGCAGATTTAGGAGATATTCTTGCAGGTGATTCTGTAGAGGATACTTATTTTGCAGTAAAAAAAGTTGTAGCTGCTTTAATTAAGAATAAAGTGATTCCTATAGTCCTGGGAGGTTCTCAGGATTTAACCTACGCTTTGTATCGTGCTTACGACGATTTAGAGCAAATGGTAAATATGGTTTCTGTAGATAATAAATTTGATTTTGGTAAAGAAAATGAATCGGTTTCGGCTAATTCTTACCTAACGCAGATTATTATTAATGAACCAAACAACCTGTTTAATTACTGTAATATAGGATATCAGACTTATTACAATTCTCAGGAAGAAATTGATTTAATTGAAAAGCTGTTTTTTGATGCTTACCGTTTAGGTGAAATTTCAAATAATATTGCTTTGGCTGAGCCTGTATTTCGAGATGCAGATTTAGTTAGTATTGATTTGAATTCTGTAAAGTCTTCTGCATCAGGCAATATGGTTTCTTTTGAGCCAAATGGTTTCAACGGAAAAGAGATTTGCTCTCTGGCTAGATATGCCGGAATAAGTGATAAAGTTTCTTCTTTTGGAATCTTTAATCATAATAGTACATTGCCGGAATCTCCTATAATGGCTCAGATAATCTGGTATTTTATAGAAGGATATCATTACAGATCAAAAGAATATCCATTTGGAAGCAGAACAAATTATTTAAAATACATCGTTCCGCTGGAAGAAGAGGAACTTGTGTTTTATAAAAGTGACAAAACTGAGCGTTGGTGGATTGAAATTCCATTCGAAACAAACGGCAGCAATAAATTAAAAAGAAATACGTTATTACCATGTTCTTACGACGAATATTTGTCAGCTTGCAATCAAGAATTGCCAGAAAGATGGTGGAAAGCACAGCGAAAAAACGCTTTGTAGAAGAAAATTTCGAAAGAAATCTTAAAATATTTAATTTTTAGGAAAATAAGTTAAAATTATTAGTAAGAAAAGGTGTATTTATTATAAAATTTAACGTTTTACGTCGATTTTTTTAATCAGTTTATCGAGGAAATATTTTTTTTTTATTTTATTTAACATTATTTTTGAACGGTAAAAGAAAATTCGCAAATAGGTATTGTTTTTTAGATAAATAATAAATACGTTTACGGACTTTTAGTAATGAATAGATAATCCAAATTTATATGAAGAAGTTTATTGCATTTGCAGCAATGTTAACACTAGTAATCGGCTGTGGTAAGTCAGGTGACAAAGGTGAATTAGTTGGTGTTACAGGAGGGAAATGGCATCCTGAAAAACCGTATGGAATGACTTTGGTTCCGGGTGGATCTTTTATTATGGGTAAATCTGATGGTGACTTAGCTAATGTAGAAGATGCTCCAACAAGAACTGTAACTGTTCGCTCGTTTTATATGGACGAAACTGAGATCACTAATAGTGAGTACCGTCAATTTGTAGAGTGGGTAAAAGATTCTACAATGAGAGTTCGTCTTGCTATTTTAGCTGATGAAACTGGTCAAAAAAGTACTGGTGACAAAGGTAAAAAAGGCGGTAGTATTGCTGATTATGCATTTAATGATTCTGAGCCGGATAAAATGACGGCTTATGATAAATATATGTATGATAACTACTATAGTGTAGGGACAAAAGATGATCCGTATGCTGGTAGAAAATTAAACAAAAAAGTAAAATTAATTAGAGATACTAAAGCTTATCCAGATGAGTATTATGCTGAAGTAATGGATTCTATGTATTTACCAATTGAAGAATCATACAATGGTTTAAGAACAATTGATGTAAATAAATTGAAATTCCGTTATTCTTGGATGGATATTCAGGCAGCTGCAAAAGCTAAAGTTGGAAAAAGAAAAGACTTCGTTAAAACTGAACAAGTTAATGTATACCCTGATACAACAGTTTGGATTAAAGATTTCGCATATTCATATAATGAGCCAATGCACAATGATTATTTCTGGCACAAAGCTTACGGAGATTATCCAGTAGTAGGTGTGACTTGGAAACAAGCTAAAGCATTCTGTGCTTGGAGAACTTTAAATAAAAACAGCTACATTAAATCTAAGAAAAAAGGACGTGATTTAGTTAACGCATTCAGACTTCCAACAGAAGCAGAATGGGAGTATGCTGCAAGAGGTGGTCTGGAGTCTGCTACATACCCTTGGGGAGGTCCTTACACTAAGAGTGACAGAGGATGCTTCATGGCAAACTTTAAACCAAACAGAGGAGATTACGCTGCAGACGAGGCTTTATATACTGTTGAAGCAAAATCTTACGAGCAAAACGGTTATGGACTATATAACATGGCAGGAAACGTTTCTGAGTGGACAGATTCGGCTTACAATCCAAATGCATACGAGTATGTTTCTACAATGAACCCTAACGTAATTGATGGAAACAACCAAAGAAAAGTTGTTCGTGGAGGATCTTGGAAAGATGTTGCTTACTTCCTGCAAGTAAGTACTCGTGATCACGAATATGCTGATTCTGCAAGAAGCTACATTGGTTTCAGAACTGTACAAGATTACATGGGAACTCAAGTAACAGGAGGCGGAAGAAAATAATAATAACTTAGTGTATAATTAAATCAATATACAAAAACCAAATCGAATCTATTTAAAATTAAAACCTAAAAAAGAATTATTATGGCATTATTAAGTAAAAAAGTTATGAATTTCGCTTATGGTATGGGAGCGGCAGTGGTAATCGTTGGAGCTTTATTCAAAATTACTCACTTTGAGATTGGGCCATTAACAGGGACAGTGATGCTTTCTATCGGTCTTTTGACTGAGGCATTAATCTTTGCGTTATCTGCTTTTGAACCAGTTGAGGATGAATTAGATTGGACTCTAGTTTACCCAGAATTAGCTAACGGACAAGCTAGAAAAAAAGAAGCTAAAGCGGAAACTGCAACTGATGCCCAAGGTTTATTGTCTCAAAAATTAGATGCAATGTTAAAAGAAGCTAAAGTTGACGGTGAGTTAATGGCAAGCTTAGGTAACAGCATCAAAAACTTCGAAGGAGCTGCAAAAGCAATTTCTCCAACTGTAGATTCAATCGCAGGTCAAAAGAAATATGCTGAAGAAATGTCTATGGCAGCTGCACAAATGGAATCATTAAACAGTTTATATAAAGTTCAATTAGAAAGTGCTTCAAGAAATGCACAAGCAAACAGCGAAATTGCTGAGAACGCTGCTAAGTTAAAAGAGCAAATGGCTTCTATGACTGCAAACATCGCTTCTTTAAACAGCGTTTACGGTGGTATGCTTTCTGCAATGAGTAACAAAGGATAATTAGTTTTTAACTAGATATTACATTTATTAATAAGAACTAATTAGACAAAAATGGCAGGAGGAAAATTAACCCCTAGACAGAAGATGATTAACCTGATGTATCTGGTTTTCATCGCAATGTTAGCAATGAACGTATCAAAAGAAGTTATTTCTGCTTTTGGTTTGATGAATGAAAAATTCGAAGCTGCAAATACATCTTCAGTTACAACAAATGAAAGTTTGTTGACATCTTTAGATCAAAAAGCTGCTGAAGCAAAAGGAGAATTTGCTAAAGCTGCAGAAACAGCTCACAAAGTTCAGGCTGCTTCAAAAGAATTCTACGATTACATAGGTACTTTAAAAACTCAGGCTGTAAAAGGTTTTGAAGTTGATAAAGAAACTGGAAAAATGCCATACGAAGCTATGGATAGAGGTGATAACATCGATGACTGGTTTACAGGAGACGGTTACACTAAAAAAGGTAATGAAATTATCGCTAAAATCGAGAAATATAAATCAGATATTAAAGCTGCTTTAGGTACAGATAAAAAATATGCTGGAATTATTTCTGAGGTTGAGAAAAAATTTGATGTTTCTGACGTAAAAAACAAAGAAGGTATTAAAGAAAAATACTTAGCATACCACTTCAAAGGATTTCCTGCGATCGCTTCAGCTGCAAAACTTTCAGCTTGGCAGAATGACGTTAAGAAAACTGAAGCTGACGTTTACAACAGTGCATTAGGTAAAGCTGCAGTTGCTGCTGCTTCTTACAGCAACTACCAAGCAATCGTTGTTTTAGACAAAAATGCTTATTTCCAAGGTGAAAAAGTAACTGGTAAGGTAGTTTTAGGGCGTTATGACGAAAATACAAAACCAACTTCTTTCCAAGGTCCTGGACAAATTGTTAACGGACAAGCAGTAATCTCTTTAACTGCCGGTGGAGTAGGAGAACAAGATATTAACGGACAATTTACTTTCTTAGAAGATGGTAAAAACATTCCTTTAAAATTCTCTGGAAAATATGTTGTAGTTCCTAGACCAAACTCAGCTACAATTTCTGCTGATAAAATGAATGTAGTTTATAGAGGTGTTGTTAACCCAATCTCTGTATCATTCGCTGGTGTTGATGCTAACAAAATTGTTGCAAGTGCTCCGGGATTATCTTCTGCAGGAAAACCAGGAAAATATAACATGAGCCCAGGTCAAGGTACTGAGGCTACAATTTCTGTAACTGGTACATTACCAAACGGAGATAAAGTAACAGATAAGAAAACATTCAGAATTAAAGGTATTCCTGGTCCAACAGGTACAATTAGAGGTGAAATGGGAGTTGTTAAAGGTCCTAAATCTAACTTAGAAATTGCTACTATTGGTGCTAAATTACTTGATTTTGATTTTGAAGTTGGTTTAGATGTTGTTGGATTCAACATGAAAATTGCTGGACAGCCTACAGTTGTCGTTACTGGTAATAAAATGAATGCACAATGTAAATCAGTTCTTGCAAGAGCTGGTAAAGGAGACCAAGTTACTATTTCTGAAATTAAAACTAAACTTGTTGGAGCTGGTAGTTATTTATTACCAAGAACTGCTCCGGTAATTTACGAAATACAATAATAAAGTAGTTAAAACTACGTTCAATATCTTATAATGATACCACGATGAAAGTAAGAAATTTTTTAATAGCTATTGTTTCTATCGCTGGAGGTTTTGCTTCTAATGCGCAATCTAATTTGCTTAATGCAAAAACTCCTGCTCAGATCGGACTTAAAACTCCTGCGCAGCTTATCTCAGATAATGATAAGCCTTTAGCTTACGGTTATGTTGATGATAGAGATATCTTGATGGGTAAAACTACTTGGGAAATCATTGATTTAAATGAAAAAATCAACTTTCCAATGTATTTTCCTGTAGATACAGCTAATATTGGTTCTGATAGACGTTCTCTTTATGACGTTTTGACGAAAGCCATCACAAAAGGCAAAATAACTGAAGTTTATGCTGATAGTTATTTCAATACTAAAAAATCTATGAAAGACATCCAGGGTGCATTATCTCGTATTGATACTACAGATGCTGGTAGAGAACTTATCAACCAATATCCAGATGACTACAAATCACGTGTTGTGAAGAAAAAAGTAGTTACTGGAAGCGGTAAAAAGAAAGTTGTTACTTATGTAGATGAAACAGTTGGTCCAACAAGAACGGTTCCTGCTGAGTATATCTTAAAACAAGATCTTACTTCTGCTGATGTTACACAGTACAAAATTAAAGGGTACTGGTATTTTGACAAACGCCAGAGTGAATTGAAATATCGTTTACTTGGACTTTGTCCTGTAACTCCAGACGTTTATACAATGAATAGTGACGAGAAAGATTATATTGAATTGTTTTGGATTTTCTTCCCAAATGCACGTGAAGTACTGCATGAAGCAAAAGCTTTTAACGACAACAATTCAGCACTTCCAATTTCTTTCGATCAAATCCTAAACTCTAGACGTTTTAATGCGGTAATCTACAAAGAGGAAAACCTTTATGGAGATAGAGCTATTAGTGATTACATGAAAGACAATGCACAAAATCAATTGTTAGAATCTGAAAGAGTAAAAGAGAAGATTCGTAACTTCGAACAAGACATGTGGAATTACTAAGTATCTGAAAATAAAATATTTAAAAAACTCTTACTACCTTTGTAGTAAGAGTTTTTTGTTTTTAACACTGATTTAGATCTTTTTATAAAAACAAAACATTGCTCAATTTTAAATTACTTTTTAGTAATTTTGATTTTCTGTAAGAAAAATAACAATATTGAATATAAAATTACGTTTAATTTCTTATAATATTTATCATGATGAAAGTAAGGAATTTTTTAATTGCTGGTTTTGCCCTTATTAGTGGATTTGTTTGCAATGCACAATCTAATTTATTAAATGCTAAAACGGCTGATCAAATAGGGCACAAAACTGCAGCACAGCAAATTTCTGATAACGACAAGCCTTTGGCTTATGGTTATGTAGATGACAGGGATGTTTTAATGGCAAAGACAACTTGGGAAATTATTGATTTAAATGAGAAAATCAATTTTCCATTATATTTTCCGGTAGATACTGTGAATATTGGACCTGAAAGGCGTTCTCTTTATGATGTTTTGACCAAGGCCATTCGAAACGGCAGAATAACTGAAGTTTATACAGATAGTTATTTTAATACCAAAAAATCACTAAAAGATATTGAAGGATCTTTGACTCGTGTTGATACTACAGATGCTGGTAGAGAACTTGTGAATCAATATCCAGATGATTTCAGAACACGGGTTGTTAAGAAAAAAGTAGTGACAGGAACTGGTAAGAAAAAAGTAGTTAGCTATGTTGATCAAACAGTAGGGCCTACAAGAACGATTCCTGCTGAATATATCTTAAAGCAAGATCTTACTGCTGCCGATGTTTCACAATATAAAATTAAAGGGTACTGGTATTTTGATAAACGTCAGAGTGAATTAAAATATCGTCTGCTGGGAATTTGTCCAGTAACTCCAGATGTTTATACAATGAATAGCGATGAAAAAGACTATATAGAACTGTTTTGGGTTTTCTTTCCTAATGCGCGGGAAGTGCTTCATGAAGCAAAAGCCTTTAATGATAAAAACTCTGCGCTTCCTATTTCGTTTGATCAAATCTTAAATTCAAGACGTTTTAATGCGGTTATCTATAAAGAAGAAAACGTATACGGAGACCGTGAAATTAAAGATTACATTAAAGACAATGCGCAAAGTCAATTGTTAGAATCTGAAAGGGTAAAAGAGAAGATTCGCAACTTCGAAGAAGATATGTGGAATTACTAAGTGCTTAAATCCAAATTATACAAAAAACTCTTGCTACCTTTGCAGTAAGAGTTTTTTTTATTTTATCTATATTACCAATGCTTGATTATTTAATCGTCGGATCTGGATTAGCCGGAATTTCCTTTGCTGAAATCGCCCTTAAAAACAATAAATCTATTTTAGTTGTTGATGACAAATCCCAAAATTCTTCGAGAATTGCAGGAGGCTTGTACAATCCGGTTATCTTAAAACGTTTTAGTGAAGTCTGGAATGCAAAAGAGCATTTGGTTTTAATGAATGAATTCTATGAACAAGTTGAAGGAAAGCTGCAGGAAAAATTCAATTTTAAAATGCCAATTCTTCGAAAGTTTTTCTCAATTGAAGAGCAGAATAATTGGTTCGCTGCTTCAGATAAAATTAACCTGGCTCCCTTTTTATCTACAAAACTTATTACTAAAAAATACCAGGGTATTGACTCCCCTCATGATTATGGAGAAGTTCTGCATACTGGTTATGTAAAAACCGGGCAATTATTAGAAAGTTACAGAGAGTATCTAAAAAAGAATGATTTACTTCTTGAAGAATCTTTTCACAGCTCTTTTCTGGAAATTCTTGATTCAGGAATTCAGTACAAAAGTATCAAAGCCCGTCATATCATATTTGCAGAAGGTTTTGGACTGCATAAAAACCCTTATTTTAATTACCTGCCTTTGGATGGAACAAAAGGTGAACTGTTTTTAATAAAAGCGCCTGATTTAAAACTAGATGTTATTGTTAACACAAGTGTTTTTATTCTGCCTGTTGGAGGTAATTTATATAAAGTTGGTGCAACTTACAATTGGCATGATAAAACGGATCTCCCAACCGAAGAAGGAAAACAAGAGCTTATAGATCGTATTAAAGAAATTATTACCTGCGATTTTGAGATCATAAAACACTTTGCCGGAGTAAGGCCAACAGTTGCCGACAGAAGACCTATAATAGGAACTCATGAGGCATACAAATCTATTCATCTTCTTAACGGATTAGGAACACGCGGTGTAATGCTGGGACCGGCATTGGCAAAAATGTTATATGATAATATTGAAAATGGAACTCCAATAGACCGTGAAGCAGATATAAAACGCTTCCATAAAAGATATTTGAAATCTCTTATTCCTGACCGGCCTTAGGATCGTATGAAATAAACATATTGATATATAAATTTCTCGACAGTCTTAAAACAAACGGAAATAATAGAATCAAAGTAATAACAATTGCAATAAAAGA includes:
- the porL gene encoding type IX secretion system motor protein PorL/GldL — translated: MALLSKKVMNFAYGMGAAVVIVGALFKITHFEIGPLTGTVMLSIGLLTEALIFALSAFEPVEDELDWTLVYPELANGQARKKEAKAETATDAQGLLSQKLDAMLKEAKVDGELMASLGNSIKNFEGAAKAISPTVDSIAGQKKYAEEMSMAAAQMESLNSLYKVQLESASRNAQANSEIAENAAKLKEQMASMTANIASLNSVYGGMLSAMSNKG
- the porM gene encoding type IX secretion system motor protein PorM/GldM, with amino-acid sequence MAGGKLTPRQKMINLMYLVFIAMLAMNVSKEVISAFGLMNEKFEAANTSSVTTNESLLTSLDQKAAEAKGEFAKAAETAHKVQAASKEFYDYIGTLKTQAVKGFEVDKETGKMPYEAMDRGDNIDDWFTGDGYTKKGNEIIAKIEKYKSDIKAALGTDKKYAGIISEVEKKFDVSDVKNKEGIKEKYLAYHFKGFPAIASAAKLSAWQNDVKKTEADVYNSALGKAAVAAASYSNYQAIVVLDKNAYFQGEKVTGKVVLGRYDENTKPTSFQGPGQIVNGQAVISLTAGGVGEQDINGQFTFLEDGKNIPLKFSGKYVVVPRPNSATISADKMNVVYRGVVNPISVSFAGVDANKIVASAPGLSSAGKPGKYNMSPGQGTEATISVTGTLPNGDKVTDKKTFRIKGIPGPTGTIRGEMGVVKGPKSNLEIATIGAKLLDFDFEVGLDVVGFNMKIAGQPTVVVTGNKMNAQCKSVLARAGKGDQVTISEIKTKLVGAGSYLLPRTAPVIYEIQ
- the porN gene encoding type IX secretion system ring subunit PorN/GldN, with amino-acid sequence MKVRNFLIAIVSIAGGFASNAQSNLLNAKTPAQIGLKTPAQLISDNDKPLAYGYVDDRDILMGKTTWEIIDLNEKINFPMYFPVDTANIGSDRRSLYDVLTKAITKGKITEVYADSYFNTKKSMKDIQGALSRIDTTDAGRELINQYPDDYKSRVVKKKVVTGSGKKKVVTYVDETVGPTRTVPAEYILKQDLTSADVTQYKIKGYWYFDKRQSELKYRLLGLCPVTPDVYTMNSDEKDYIELFWIFFPNAREVLHEAKAFNDNNSALPISFDQILNSRRFNAVIYKEENLYGDRAISDYMKDNAQNQLLESERVKEKIRNFEQDMWNY
- the porN gene encoding type IX secretion system ring subunit PorN/GldN, with product MKVRNFLIAGFALISGFVCNAQSNLLNAKTADQIGHKTAAQQISDNDKPLAYGYVDDRDVLMAKTTWEIIDLNEKINFPLYFPVDTVNIGPERRSLYDVLTKAIRNGRITEVYTDSYFNTKKSLKDIEGSLTRVDTTDAGRELVNQYPDDFRTRVVKKKVVTGTGKKKVVSYVDQTVGPTRTIPAEYILKQDLTAADVSQYKIKGYWYFDKRQSELKYRLLGICPVTPDVYTMNSDEKDYIELFWVFFPNAREVLHEAKAFNDKNSALPISFDQILNSRRFNAVIYKEENVYGDREIKDYIKDNAQSQLLESERVKEKIRNFEEDMWNY
- a CDS encoding NAD(P)/FAD-dependent oxidoreductase codes for the protein MLDYLIVGSGLAGISFAEIALKNNKSILVVDDKSQNSSRIAGGLYNPVILKRFSEVWNAKEHLVLMNEFYEQVEGKLQEKFNFKMPILRKFFSIEEQNNWFAASDKINLAPFLSTKLITKKYQGIDSPHDYGEVLHTGYVKTGQLLESYREYLKKNDLLLEESFHSSFLEILDSGIQYKSIKARHIIFAEGFGLHKNPYFNYLPLDGTKGELFLIKAPDLKLDVIVNTSVFILPVGGNLYKVGATYNWHDKTDLPTEEGKQELIDRIKEIITCDFEIIKHFAGVRPTVADRRPIIGTHEAYKSIHLLNGLGTRGVMLGPALAKMLYDNIENGTPIDREADIKRFHKRYLKSLIPDRP